The genome window GCTCGCTCTTTCGCCAACACCCGATTGTGTTTGTGGCCGATGGCGATACTGTGCACGGCATGATTACCCGGGAACGCTACTTCAAATACCTGGGCGCAAAATAGACGAGGCTAAAAGCAACGGGAGACTAATGGGCTTCGGGCGGGGTTTTATCACCCAGACGATACTGTATCGGCAAATGAACATATCTTGCCCTAGCCTTGGCGTATCCTGGGTAGGTAACTGGAGACGCGCATGAGCAAAGCACCCGATATTGTAGATCTGCTCAACCTGGCGGTAGAACGCAGTGCTTCGGATTTGGTGATCACAGTGGGCCTTCCCCCCATGGTAAAAATTGACGGGGAGTTTCACCCTACCGAGTTTGAACCCCTAACCCCCCAGGAAACCCGGCGCCTGACCTATGCTCTGATGGACGAGAAGCAGCAGCGGGTTTTTGAGGAGGAAAAGGAGCTCGACTTCTCCTTCAGCCTGCCGGGTAAAGGCCGCTTCCGCGTCAATATCTTCTTGCAGCGCGGTAGTGTGGGTGGGGTGCTGCGGGTGGTGCCCTCCAACGTCAAGAGCTTTGAGGAGCTGGGTCTGCCCAAGACCGTGGCCGATATTGCCATGAGCCCGCGTGGGCTGGTGCTGGTAACCGGGCCTACCGGCTCGGGCAAATCCACCACCCTGGCCTCGATGATCGACTATATCAACGAGCGCAAACGCTGCCACATCGTGACCATCGAAGATCCCATCGAGTTTTTCCACCGGCATAAGAGCTCCATTATCAACCAGCGTGAAATCGGTTCCGATACCCACGGCTTCGACAAGGCCCTGCGCTCGGTGCTGCGACAGGCACCTGACGTGATTCTAGTAGGAGAGATGCGCGACTATGAGACCATTTCGGCCGCTATCACCGCCGCCGAGACCGGGCACCTGGTTATGGGCACACTGCACACCAACAGCGCCCCCGAGACCATCGACCGCATTATTGACGTCTTCCCGGAGTCTCAACAGGAGCAGGTACGGGTGCAGCTCTCCAACAACCTGGTCGCGGTGCTCACCCAACAACTGCTGCCCAAAGCTTTTGGCGGTGGGCGGGTGCTGGCCTACGAGCTCATGGTTGCCACCCCAGCGGTGCGGGCCCTCATCCGCGAAGGAAAGAGCCATCAGCTGGTGAGTGTGATTCAAACTGGCGGCCAGTACGGCATGATCACCATGGATGCCCACCTGGCCGACCTATTCAAGCGCAAGCTGATTACCTACGAGATGGGGCAGTCGCGCTCGGTAGACCCGAAGGAGTTTGCTCGCCTGGCCGGTGCGGGTAGCCCCTCGCCTCAGACAGCTGGCATGCGTCGGCCTTAAGGCTCAAAACCATTGACTGGCCAGTCACTTGAAGGCTACTCGCTCGCCATTGGAGAAACCCATGCCTTTCTCCGAAGAAACCATATGCGCGTTTTTCTCCCGGTGGGATAACTATGTGGAACTGTCCTTGGAAGACATCATCGAGCGCATTGGGCCTTTCAGCCAGTACGACGACTGGGACTGGGGGCGCGAGGTATACGACTGGAAACGGCCCAACCTGCGCATCCGGGTGGTGATGCGCGGTGGTTATGTAAAAGCGGTGGAAGAACTCGACCCGCAGGATAACAGCCGCTATGGCACCACCCTGCGGGTTTTATGGGGGGATGTTTCGCCTTAGGCAGCGGCTCAGTCCAGAAGCCCTGAGCGCGCTAGCAAGGCCCTGGGGTCAGGGTCGCGCCCCAGGAAGCGCCGGAAGAGCTCGGCGGGGTCGACAGAGTTGCCTTTGCTCAAGATGTGGGTGATGAAGTCTTCACCGGTCTGGCGGTTGAAGATGCCCTCGGCCTTGAAGCGCGAGAAAGCGTCGGCGTCGAGCACCTCCGACCATTTGTAGGAGTAGTAGCCTGCGGCATAGCCCACCGGATGCCCGAACAGGTGGGCGAACCCGGCCACAAAGGCATAGTCCTGGGGTAGTGGGGCTGGCATGAAAGGCTGCATGACCTGCCGGGCGTAGGCGACCACATCGCCGTCGCTGGGGGTGTAGTGAACATGCAGGGCCAGATCTACCGTTCCGAAGGCCAGTTGGCGCATGCCCAGGTTGGCGGCCCAGTAGTTTTTGGCCCGCAGCATTTTTTCAAAAAGCTCGTTGGGGATGGGTTCGCCGGTCTGATAGTGGCGTGCGAACAGGTTCAGGGCTTCGCGCTCCCAGCACCAGTTTTCCATGATCTGGCTGGGCAGCTCGACAAAGTCGCGGGCTACCTGGGTGCCCAC of Meiothermus sp. contains these proteins:
- a CDS encoding type IV pilus twitching motility protein PilT, whose product is MSKAPDIVDLLNLAVERSASDLVITVGLPPMVKIDGEFHPTEFEPLTPQETRRLTYALMDEKQQRVFEEEKELDFSFSLPGKGRFRVNIFLQRGSVGGVLRVVPSNVKSFEELGLPKTVADIAMSPRGLVLVTGPTGSGKSTTLASMIDYINERKRCHIVTIEDPIEFFHRHKSSIINQREIGSDTHGFDKALRSVLRQAPDVILVGEMRDYETISAAITAAETGHLVMGTLHTNSAPETIDRIIDVFPESQQEQVRVQLSNNLVAVLTQQLLPKAFGGGRVLAYELMVATPAVRALIREGKSHQLVSVIQTGGQYGMITMDAHLADLFKRKLITYEMGQSRSVDPKEFARLAGAGSPSPQTAGMRRP